A window of the Streptomyces sp. NBC_01351 genome harbors these coding sequences:
- a CDS encoding family 2 encapsulin nanocompartment cargo protein polyprenyl transferase encodes MSAGNAVNAIDTALATGEGQEAAVLLERTREKVNPQLRRTVESLPGSMRRVAMYHFGWEHADGTPAAGNTGKAIRPALVLAAAQALRGPGGQVDDAAVRAAAVAVELAHNFTLLHDDVIDRDVQRRGRDTAWTVFGIPDAIITGDAMMALALRLLAEDPHPASAEASARLTACVIELCAGQQADCAFEQRAQVSLDECLTMATAKTGALLGCACALGALYAGAGPEEVEAMDAFGREAGLAFQLIDDLIGIWGDPGHTGKPAGADLIARKKSLPVVAALTSGTAAGEELAALYAGPMTGDDVRRAAEAVDRAGGRDWAQAHAADRMGRAVQQLSRAVPDLGAAGGLLALAEFVTRRTR; translated from the coding sequence CTGAGCGCCGGGAACGCCGTGAACGCCATCGATACCGCCCTCGCCACCGGCGAGGGCCAGGAAGCCGCCGTCCTGCTGGAGCGGACGAGGGAAAAGGTCAACCCGCAGCTGCGCCGGACGGTCGAGAGCCTGCCCGGTTCCATGCGGCGGGTCGCCATGTACCACTTCGGCTGGGAGCACGCGGACGGCACCCCGGCCGCGGGCAACACGGGGAAGGCCATCCGGCCGGCCCTGGTCCTGGCCGCCGCCCAGGCCCTGCGGGGCCCGGGCGGGCAGGTGGACGACGCCGCCGTACGGGCGGCGGCGGTCGCCGTCGAGCTGGCGCACAACTTCACGCTGCTCCACGACGACGTCATCGACCGGGACGTCCAGCGGCGCGGCCGGGACACGGCGTGGACGGTCTTCGGGATACCGGACGCGATCATCACGGGCGACGCCATGATGGCGCTCGCGCTGCGCCTGCTCGCCGAGGACCCGCACCCGGCCTCCGCGGAGGCCTCGGCCCGCCTCACGGCCTGCGTCATCGAGCTGTGCGCGGGCCAGCAGGCGGACTGCGCCTTCGAGCAGCGCGCGCAGGTCTCGCTCGACGAGTGCCTCACCATGGCCACGGCCAAGACCGGGGCGCTCCTCGGCTGCGCGTGCGCACTGGGCGCTCTGTACGCCGGGGCGGGGCCGGAGGAGGTCGAGGCGATGGACGCCTTCGGCCGGGAGGCCGGGCTGGCCTTCCAGCTGATCGACGACCTGATCGGCATCTGGGGGGATCCGGGGCACACCGGCAAGCCAGCCGGGGCCGATCTGATCGCCCGCAAGAAGTCCCTCCCGGTCGTGGCCGCCCTCACCTCGGGCACCGCGGCGGGGGAGGAGCTGGCCGCGCTGTACGCGGGTCCCATGACCGGGGACGACGTACGCAGGGCCGCCGAGGCGGTCGACCGGGCCGGCGGGCGCGACTGGGCGCAGGCCCACGCCGCCGACCGGATGGGCCGGGCGGTGCAGCAGTTGTCCCGGGCCGTTCCGGACCTTGGGGCGGCGGGCGGGCTGCTGGCGCTGGCGGAGTTCGTGACGCGCCGCACGAGGTGA